The following coding sequences are from one Streptococcus sp. NPS 308 window:
- a CDS encoding teichoic acid D-Ala incorporation-associated protein DltX: MKKKRTFYIFWAQTFLYFVILLGLLYFFSYLGQGQGGFIYNEF; encoded by the coding sequence ATGAAAAAAAAGAGAACATTTTATATTTTTTGGGCTCAAACATTCCTGTATTTTGTTATTTTACTAGGCTTGCTATATTTTTTTAGTTACCTTGGACAGGGACAAGGCGGCTTTATCTATAATGAATTTTAA
- a CDS encoding MIP/aquaporin family protein, whose product MMKELFGEFLGTLILILLGNGVVAGVVLPKTKSNNSGWIVITMGWGIAVAVAVFVSGKLSPAHLNPAVTLGVALKGDLPWASVFPYILAQFAGAMLAQILVWLQFKPHYDAEENAGNILATFSTGPAIKNTVSNLVSEILGTFVLLLTIFALGLYDLQAGLGTFAVGTLIVGIGLSLGGTTGYALNPARDLGPRIMHSILPISNKGDGDWSYAWIPVVGPVIGAALAVLVFSLF is encoded by the coding sequence ATGATGAAAGAATTATTTGGAGAATTTTTGGGGACTTTGATCCTTATCCTCCTAGGAAATGGTGTTGTAGCAGGTGTGGTTCTTCCTAAAACCAAGAGTAACAATTCAGGGTGGATCGTCATCACGATGGGATGGGGGATCGCCGTTGCGGTTGCCGTCTTTGTATCTGGCAAACTTAGTCCTGCACACTTAAACCCAGCTGTGACGCTTGGTGTAGCCTTAAAAGGTGACTTGCCTTGGGCTTCAGTATTCCCATATATCCTAGCTCAGTTCGCTGGAGCGATGCTTGCTCAAATTTTAGTTTGGTTGCAATTCAAACCACACTATGATGCAGAAGAAAATGCAGGCAATATCCTAGCGACCTTTAGTACTGGACCAGCAATCAAGAACACAGTATCCAACTTGGTTAGCGAAATCCTTGGAACTTTTGTTTTGCTCTTGACAATCTTTGCCTTGGGGCTCTATGACCTTCAGGCAGGATTAGGGACCTTTGCAGTGGGGACCTTGATTGTCGGTATCGGTCTTTCACTAGGTGGGACAACTGGTTATGCCTTGAACCCAGCTCGTGACCTCGGTCCTCGCATCATGCACAGTATCCTTCCGATTTCAAATAAGGGAGACGGAGACTGGTCTTATGCTTGGATTCCTGTTGTAGGACCTGTTATCGGTGCAGCCTTGGCAGTCCTCGTATTTTCACTTTTCTAA